One Loxodonta africana isolate mLoxAfr1 chromosome 4, mLoxAfr1.hap2, whole genome shotgun sequence genomic region harbors:
- the FAM107B gene encoding protein FAM107B isoform X3: MAEPDYIEDDNPELIRPQKLINPVKTSRNHQDLHRELLMNQKRGLAPQNKPELQKVMEKRKRDQVIKQKEEEAQKKKSDLEIELLKRQQKLEQLELEQQKLQEEQENAPEFVKVKGNLRRTGQEVAQAQES; encoded by the exons CAGACTATATAGAAGATGACAATCCTGAACTAATTAGACCCCAGAAACTAATCAATCCTGTCAAAACATCCCGGAACCATCAAGATCTTCACCGAGAACTTCTTATGAATCAAAAAAG GGGTCTTGCCCCTCAGAATAAACCAGAACTGCAGAAAGTGATGGAAAAGAGAAAACGCGACCAAGtaataaagcagaaggaagaagaagCACAAAAGAAGAAATCTGACTTGGAAATAGAACTATTAAAACGGCAACAGAAGTTGGAGCAG CTTGAACTTGAGCAGCAGAAATTGCAAGAAGAGCAAGAAAATGCCCCAGAGTTTGTGAAGGTAAAAGGGAATCTCAGGAGAACAGGCCAAGAAGTCGCCCAAGCCCAGGAGTCCTAG